The Luteolibacter arcticus genome has a window encoding:
- the rpoD gene encoding RNA polymerase sigma factor RpoD, whose amino-acid sequence MSTKKAASAAKSKVTKPTSKAKPAPAKKPAPTKAKQPAAPAKTAKKPEAKTVAKKPAPKAAAPAKPAPKAAAPAKAPVKAAEAPKKAAPVADKKPEPKKAEGKKGDSKAEAKKVDGVATEAPARADGDKPRIDTPEIQEKIRELIKLAKEQEYLTYDDINEILPNDLVEPADVEAIMERLRNMEFDIIDASEVDRFKDKKRDADDDLEDDTKDQKLDILDDPVRMYLKQMGQVPLLTREQEVEISKRIEDAEIEVAKQLHLFGFVSECYLELADKLLKGKERFDRVILDKKIESRERYMKILPKQCEQLKQLHEENEDLFRQMSAKNPRGKKKLEEQFEKNLQTLHRLYTRFYFKQKVVEDFCEQVEDYQQKFWKYGRKVQADPEDKEFVTKLREVQQRCWHEIEQFDETNKRLRHWLKEALKAKTEMVEANLRLVISIAKKYTNRGLSFLDLIQEGNMGLMKAVEKFEYRRGYKFSTYATWWIRQAITRSIADQARTIRIPVHMIETINKLMRVQKQLVQEYGREPSPEEIAEEIHLPVERVRAVLKMAQQPISLQAPVGDSDDTSFGDFIEDKSADNPMEEAGFSMLKDKIKDVLDTLTEREREVLEQRFGLKDGYSRTLEEVGRQFQVTRERIRQIEAKALRKMRHPTRIRKLEGFIELPGA is encoded by the coding sequence ATGTCCACCAAGAAAGCCGCTTCCGCTGCCAAATCGAAGGTCACCAAGCCGACGTCCAAAGCGAAACCCGCGCCCGCCAAAAAGCCAGCTCCGACGAAAGCCAAGCAGCCGGCCGCGCCCGCGAAGACCGCCAAGAAGCCGGAAGCCAAGACCGTGGCCAAGAAGCCCGCTCCAAAGGCCGCCGCTCCCGCCAAGCCAGCCCCCAAGGCTGCCGCCCCTGCCAAGGCCCCGGTGAAAGCCGCCGAAGCGCCAAAGAAGGCTGCGCCGGTCGCCGACAAGAAGCCCGAGCCGAAGAAAGCCGAAGGCAAGAAGGGCGACTCCAAGGCCGAGGCCAAGAAGGTCGATGGCGTGGCCACCGAAGCCCCGGCCCGCGCCGATGGCGACAAGCCGCGTATCGATACCCCGGAGATCCAGGAAAAGATCCGCGAACTCATCAAGCTCGCCAAGGAGCAGGAGTACCTCACCTACGACGACATCAACGAGATCCTGCCGAACGACCTGGTCGAACCGGCGGACGTTGAGGCGATCATGGAGCGACTCCGTAACATGGAGTTCGACATCATCGACGCCTCCGAGGTCGACCGCTTCAAGGACAAGAAGCGCGACGCCGACGACGACCTCGAAGATGACACCAAGGACCAGAAGCTCGACATCCTCGACGACCCGGTCCGCATGTATCTCAAGCAGATGGGCCAGGTCCCGCTGCTGACCCGCGAGCAGGAAGTTGAAATCTCCAAGCGCATCGAAGACGCCGAAATCGAGGTCGCCAAGCAGCTTCACCTCTTCGGCTTCGTTTCCGAGTGCTACCTGGAGCTCGCCGACAAGCTGCTCAAGGGCAAGGAGCGCTTTGACCGCGTGATCCTCGACAAGAAGATCGAGAGCCGCGAGCGCTACATGAAGATCCTCCCCAAGCAGTGCGAGCAGCTCAAGCAGCTCCACGAGGAGAACGAGGATCTCTTCCGCCAGATGTCCGCCAAGAACCCGCGCGGCAAGAAGAAGCTCGAAGAGCAGTTCGAGAAGAACTTGCAGACCCTTCACCGCCTCTACACCCGCTTCTACTTCAAGCAGAAGGTCGTCGAGGACTTCTGCGAGCAGGTGGAGGACTACCAGCAGAAGTTCTGGAAGTATGGCCGCAAGGTCCAAGCCGATCCGGAGGACAAGGAATTCGTCACCAAGCTCCGCGAAGTCCAGCAGCGCTGCTGGCATGAGATCGAGCAATTCGACGAGACCAACAAGCGCCTCCGCCACTGGCTCAAGGAAGCGCTCAAGGCGAAGACCGAGATGGTCGAGGCCAACCTGCGCCTCGTGATTTCGATCGCGAAGAAGTACACCAACCGCGGCCTCTCCTTCCTCGACCTCATCCAGGAAGGCAACATGGGCCTGATGAAGGCGGTCGAGAAATTCGAATACCGCCGCGGCTACAAGTTCTCGACCTACGCCACCTGGTGGATTCGCCAAGCCATCACCCGCTCGATCGCCGACCAGGCCCGCACCATCCGTATCCCGGTGCACATGATCGAGACGATCAACAAGCTGATGCGCGTGCAGAAGCAGCTCGTGCAAGAATACGGCCGCGAACCTTCCCCGGAAGAAATCGCCGAGGAAATCCACCTGCCCGTCGAGCGTGTCCGCGCCGTGCTCAAGATGGCCCAGCAGCCGATCTCGCTGCAGGCACCCGTGGGCGACTCCGACGACACCTCGTTCGGTGACTTCATCGAAGACAAGAGCGCCGACAACCCGATGGAGGAAGCCGGCTTCTCGATGCTCAAGGACAAGATCAAGGACGTCCTCGACACCCTCACCGAGCGCGAGCGCGAAGTCCTCGAGCAGCGCTTCGGCCTCAAGGACGGCTACAGCCGCACGCTCGAGGAAGTCGGCCGCCAGTTCCAAGTCACCCGCGAGCGTATCCGCCAGATCGAAGCCAAGGCCCTCCGCAAGATGCGCCACCCCACCCGTATCCGGAAGCTCGAAGGATTCATCGAGCTCCCGGGCGCGTAA
- the sucC gene encoding ADP-forming succinate--CoA ligase subunit beta, with protein MNIHEYQAKELFDRFQVPSPQGKVASTPEEAAAAAKEFAGAKLVIKAQVHAGGRGKGHFKNGFQGGVHLIESPEQASEFASKMLNETLVTVQTGDAGKLVRKVMIAEAVDITHEYYLAILMDRTTCRPVIVASTEGGMSIEDVAHNTPEKIIRQFVHPLLGLQGYEVRKLAAALGLSGDLGKQFGKLLSNLYKLFISLDCAMLEINPLVTTPDGRLLALDAKFGFDDNALFRHPEIVAMRDKEEEDPREVAASEYDLNYIGLDGNIACLVNGAGLAMATMDIIKHYGGEPANFLDVGGGASKEQVTAAFKIILGDPQVKGILINIFGGIMDCNVIAEGVIAAAKETGLPIPLVVRLEGNNVDAGKATLDASGLNIVSASTMSEGAQKIVAAVA; from the coding sequence ATGAATATCCACGAATACCAGGCGAAGGAGCTTTTCGACCGCTTCCAAGTACCGAGCCCGCAGGGCAAGGTCGCTTCCACCCCCGAAGAAGCAGCCGCCGCCGCGAAGGAATTCGCCGGAGCGAAGCTGGTGATCAAGGCCCAGGTCCACGCAGGTGGCCGCGGCAAGGGTCACTTCAAGAATGGCTTCCAAGGCGGCGTCCATCTCATCGAGTCGCCCGAGCAGGCCTCCGAGTTCGCGAGCAAGATGCTCAATGAAACCCTGGTGACCGTGCAAACCGGCGACGCCGGCAAGCTGGTCCGCAAGGTGATGATCGCCGAGGCCGTGGACATCACCCACGAGTACTACCTCGCGATCCTCATGGACCGCACAACCTGCCGCCCGGTCATCGTCGCCTCCACCGAAGGCGGCATGAGCATCGAGGACGTGGCGCACAACACGCCGGAGAAAATCATCCGCCAGTTCGTCCACCCGCTCCTCGGCCTGCAGGGCTACGAGGTCCGCAAGCTGGCCGCCGCACTCGGACTTTCCGGCGACCTCGGCAAGCAATTCGGCAAGCTGCTTTCCAACCTCTACAAGCTCTTCATCTCGCTCGATTGCGCGATGCTCGAGATCAATCCGCTGGTCACCACGCCCGACGGCCGCCTGCTCGCGCTCGATGCCAAGTTCGGCTTCGATGACAACGCGCTCTTCCGCCACCCGGAGATCGTCGCCATGCGCGACAAGGAAGAGGAAGATCCGCGCGAAGTCGCCGCTTCCGAATACGACCTCAACTACATCGGCCTCGACGGCAACATCGCCTGCCTCGTCAACGGCGCCGGCCTCGCGATGGCCACCATGGACATCATCAAGCACTACGGCGGCGAACCGGCCAACTTCCTCGACGTGGGGGGTGGCGCTTCCAAGGAACAGGTCACCGCGGCCTTCAAGATCATCCTCGGCGACCCGCAGGTGAAGGGCATCCTGATCAACATCTTCGGCGGCATCATGGACTGCAACGTCATCGCCGAAGGCGTGATCGCCGCAGCCAAGGAAACCGGCCTGCCGATCCCGCTTGTCGTCCGCCTCGAAGGTAACAACGTCGATGCCGGCAAGGCCACGCTCGACGCCAGCGGCCTGAACATCGTCTCCGCCAGCACCATGTCGGAAGGTGCCCAAAAGATCGTGGCAGCCGTCGCCTGA
- the truA gene encoding tRNA pseudouridine(38-40) synthase TruA, with protein sequence MRLKLILAYDGRDIEGWQSQAGGNTVQDLVEKALAETAKQPVRLHGSGRTDAGVHALAQVAHFDAPDDLTMNPFNWVPALNTKLPGSIRVMACEEVAADFHARISAVEKTYRYDLSTEPVLSPFRAARAWHLPRQLDPFTLREALGLFEGRHDFEAFGAKRGYETEETSYVRNVTRVDLEEIEFGWRLRYSGEGFLYKMVRLLTGAAVQAAQGRLRIDQLLAYLDQPTGLPQGKSPFCAPADGLYLESVRYD encoded by the coding sequence GTGCGTCTGAAATTGATCCTCGCTTACGACGGCCGCGATATCGAGGGCTGGCAGTCCCAAGCCGGTGGCAACACCGTGCAGGACTTGGTCGAGAAGGCCCTCGCCGAGACGGCGAAGCAGCCGGTCCGCCTGCATGGCTCGGGACGCACGGATGCCGGGGTGCATGCGTTGGCGCAGGTGGCGCATTTCGATGCGCCGGACGACCTGACGATGAATCCCTTCAACTGGGTGCCGGCGCTCAACACGAAGCTGCCGGGGTCGATCCGCGTGATGGCTTGTGAAGAGGTGGCAGCCGATTTCCATGCCCGCATTTCGGCTGTTGAGAAGACCTATCGCTACGACCTCTCGACCGAGCCGGTGCTTTCGCCATTCCGCGCCGCGCGGGCTTGGCACCTGCCGCGGCAGCTCGATCCCTTCACGCTGCGCGAGGCACTCGGCTTGTTCGAGGGTCGCCATGACTTCGAGGCCTTTGGCGCGAAGAGGGGCTACGAGACGGAGGAGACCAGCTATGTGCGGAATGTGACGCGGGTGGATCTGGAGGAGATCGAGTTCGGCTGGCGGCTGCGGTACTCCGGGGAAGGTTTCCTTTACAAGATGGTGCGCCTGCTGACTGGCGCGGCGGTGCAGGCGGCGCAGGGGCGGTTGCGGATCGATCAGCTTTTGGCCTACCTCGATCAGCCGACGGGACTGCCGCAGGGGAAGAGTCCGTTTTGCGCGCCGGCGGATGGGTTGTATCTGGAATCCGTGAGATACGATTGA
- the dnaG gene encoding DNA primase yields MSQISPETKEQILAATDIVALIESYIPVKRAGAGFQALCPFHNEKSPSFNINPVRQFFHCFGCKKSGDAITFVREYENLTYSDAVKKLAARAGITVKEEAVDPKEDRARRHRGRLLDLHRETSEFLHKMLLTRPGEHARDYLKSRGFGKEMAVRWQLGWMPENQEVFMNWARTTSFKRGEWIDAGIFVEKDRGGIYVRFRDRLMFPIRNEHGDVIAFSGRQLQHDPNSGKYINSPETPVFKKSNVLFALERARKAILKEGAVLLCEGQIDAISCHEQGIEHAIAPLGTAFTPNHAKLLRRYAKTALLCFDADKAGFTAAERAYRELALENIAVRVVRMPAGEDPDSFMQKHGADAFREQLAGAVDFFDFKIDQAAAAGLLTDPQQRLAFARECTSLLSLIPDAVTREGMIQHVGTRLNAGTIELRDAVFRTARAAKNKPQPIDRNAPPEPEKIEGMAIDPTVSYLCSLALHSGVAQEWLAEQFETLHEAAEYLEGVSLLEEILSARPDPASHVSVNAFLGDLTEPQRLALTADPTFHDDPPEDPVSAAESALGEICAKALHRRDAAIKARLSQQGLEFGEMNRLLNESKLVAELLKGVGQRFVFSDRFAPNRKPPPKQFPRKTP; encoded by the coding sequence GTGTCGCAGATTTCGCCGGAAACCAAGGAGCAGATCCTCGCCGCCACGGACATCGTGGCCTTGATCGAATCCTACATTCCGGTGAAGCGCGCAGGGGCTGGCTTCCAGGCCCTCTGCCCCTTCCACAACGAGAAGTCGCCGTCCTTCAACATCAACCCGGTCCGCCAGTTCTTCCACTGCTTCGGCTGCAAAAAGAGCGGTGACGCGATCACCTTCGTCCGCGAATACGAAAACCTCACCTACTCCGACGCCGTCAAGAAGCTCGCCGCGCGCGCCGGGATCACGGTGAAGGAGGAAGCCGTCGATCCGAAGGAGGACCGCGCACGGCGGCATCGCGGGCGCTTGCTCGACTTACATCGCGAGACCTCGGAATTCCTTCACAAGATGCTCCTGACCCGCCCCGGCGAGCATGCGCGGGATTACCTGAAGTCACGCGGTTTCGGGAAGGAGATGGCGGTCCGCTGGCAGCTCGGCTGGATGCCGGAAAACCAGGAGGTGTTCATGAACTGGGCACGCACGACGAGCTTCAAGCGCGGCGAGTGGATCGACGCCGGCATCTTCGTGGAAAAGGACCGTGGAGGCATCTACGTGCGCTTCCGCGACCGGCTGATGTTCCCCATCCGCAACGAGCACGGCGACGTGATCGCCTTTTCCGGCCGCCAGCTCCAGCATGACCCGAACAGCGGAAAATACATCAACTCTCCGGAGACACCGGTCTTCAAGAAATCGAACGTGCTGTTCGCCCTCGAACGCGCCCGCAAGGCGATCCTGAAGGAGGGCGCCGTCTTGCTCTGCGAAGGCCAGATCGACGCGATCTCCTGCCACGAGCAAGGGATCGAGCACGCCATCGCGCCGCTCGGCACCGCCTTCACGCCGAACCACGCCAAGCTGCTGCGCCGCTACGCGAAGACCGCGCTGCTCTGCTTCGATGCTGACAAGGCAGGCTTCACCGCCGCGGAGCGGGCCTACCGCGAGCTCGCCCTCGAGAACATCGCCGTTCGCGTCGTCCGCATGCCCGCCGGTGAGGACCCGGATTCCTTCATGCAGAAGCACGGCGCGGACGCATTCCGCGAGCAACTCGCCGGGGCGGTGGACTTCTTCGATTTCAAGATCGACCAAGCCGCCGCCGCCGGTCTGCTCACCGATCCGCAGCAGCGTCTGGCATTCGCCAGGGAATGCACATCCTTGCTCTCTCTGATCCCCGATGCCGTGACTCGCGAGGGGATGATCCAGCACGTCGGCACCCGACTGAATGCCGGCACCATCGAGCTCCGCGACGCCGTCTTCCGCACCGCGCGGGCGGCGAAGAACAAGCCCCAGCCGATCGACCGCAACGCGCCTCCCGAGCCGGAGAAAATCGAAGGCATGGCGATCGATCCGACCGTGTCCTACCTCTGCAGCCTGGCGCTGCACTCGGGCGTGGCGCAGGAGTGGCTGGCCGAGCAATTCGAGACCCTGCACGAGGCCGCCGAATACCTTGAGGGCGTGTCGTTGCTGGAGGAGATCCTCTCAGCACGCCCCGATCCCGCCTCGCACGTCTCGGTGAATGCCTTCCTGGGCGACCTCACCGAGCCTCAGCGGCTCGCCTTGACCGCGGATCCGACCTTCCACGACGACCCGCCGGAAGACCCGGTGAGCGCCGCGGAGTCCGCCTTGGGGGAAATCTGCGCGAAGGCGCTGCACCGGCGCGACGCGGCGATCAAGGCACGCCTGAGCCAGCAGGGCCTTGAGTTCGGCGAAATGAACCGCTTGCTCAACGAGTCGAAGTTGGTCGCCGAACTGCTCAAAGGTGTCGGACAGAGGTTCGTTTTCAGTGACCGTTTCGCCCCGAATCGCAAGCCTCCTCCCAAGCAATTTCCTCGTAAAACTCCTTAA
- a CDS encoding VOC family protein: MKVTELAFSCYPVTDMARSIAFYEGVLGLTKTMDHKMEDGSGHWVEFDIGAGTLSLGKTPGWDPSPSGCTVGLEVDDFDAAVLHMKDSGVTINMGPIETPVCHMLMISDPDGSPLIIHKRKPGHA; the protein is encoded by the coding sequence GTGAAAGTCACCGAACTCGCATTCTCCTGCTACCCGGTCACCGACATGGCACGGTCCATCGCCTTTTACGAAGGCGTGCTCGGACTGACCAAGACCATGGACCACAAGATGGAGGATGGCAGCGGTCACTGGGTCGAATTCGACATCGGTGCCGGCACGCTCAGCCTCGGCAAGACTCCCGGTTGGGATCCCAGCCCGAGTGGTTGCACCGTGGGCCTGGAAGTCGATGACTTCGACGCCGCGGTCCTGCACATGAAGGACTCCGGAGTCACCATCAACATGGGTCCGATCGAAACCCCGGTCTGCCACATGCTCATGATCTCCGATCCCGACGGCAGTCCGCTCATCATTCACAAACGCAAGCCCGGCCACGCCTGA
- a CDS encoding VOC family protein codes for MNGIGIKEAGFTGYPALDIAATRKFYGEIMGLKEGMVLEHEGKVGWVEFEIPGGHTLAIAQANEQWQPNAGGGGLAFELEDLDAAVEKLKAAGVKVILPVQDYPICRMALIADPSGNTVALHQKKPNHPECSH; via the coding sequence ATGAATGGAATCGGCATTAAAGAAGCAGGCTTCACGGGATACCCGGCGCTCGACATCGCAGCGACGCGCAAGTTTTACGGCGAGATCATGGGCCTCAAGGAGGGCATGGTTCTCGAGCACGAAGGGAAGGTCGGCTGGGTGGAATTCGAGATTCCCGGCGGCCATACCCTCGCCATCGCCCAGGCGAACGAGCAGTGGCAACCGAACGCTGGCGGCGGCGGCCTGGCCTTCGAACTCGAAGACCTCGACGCCGCAGTGGAAAAACTGAAAGCCGCAGGAGTGAAGGTCATCCTGCCGGTTCAGGATTACCCGATCTGCCGCATGGCGCTGATCGCCGACCCCAGCGGCAATACCGTGGCCCTTCACCAGAAGAAGCCGAACCACCCCGAGTGTTCGCACTGA
- a CDS encoding tetratricopeptide repeat protein, with amino-acid sequence MDDLQIMRSALGWLELGLPEEALSELASLSARDRMRRHALELRLIAEMESHRWNAAADTGRLLCLKEPKEARFFIHAAYCLHETGDTLAARDWLLRGPATLIEDPLFHYNIACYLAVLGDRKRAESHLERAFEMDASLRVSAQEDTDLAALHKK; translated from the coding sequence ATGGACGACCTCCAGATCATGAGGTCCGCACTGGGCTGGCTGGAACTGGGATTACCGGAGGAGGCCTTGTCGGAACTCGCCTCGCTTTCCGCGAGGGACCGGATGCGCCGCCACGCGCTTGAACTCCGGCTGATCGCGGAAATGGAGTCGCATCGCTGGAACGCAGCGGCGGATACTGGTCGGCTGCTGTGTTTGAAGGAGCCGAAGGAGGCGCGTTTTTTTATTCACGCGGCCTACTGCCTGCATGAAACGGGGGACACGCTCGCGGCGCGCGACTGGTTGTTGCGGGGGCCGGCGACGTTGATCGAGGATCCGTTGTTTCATTACAACATCGCGTGCTATCTAGCTGTGCTGGGGGATCGGAAGCGGGCGGAGTCGCACTTGGAGCGGGCCTTTGAGATGGATGCCTCGCTGCGGGTATCGGCGCAGGAGGATACCGATTTGGCGGCGCTCCATAAGAAGTGA
- a CDS encoding ankyrin repeat domain-containing protein, with amino-acid sequence MNGKPLALLLAGTAPFLCLTGCKSREESAQKELKDRGYDLTPEAFFRAAESDDVAALEKLTANGIAADTRNAAGDTALHAAAGAGMKKAADFLLDRKVPVDVTGADGRTPLMVAVMRGTPEMVRYLLSQKADPHKKDGQGFKPLMLAVREGRGDMVGELAAYDRDKLDDALLVAALEGKSSVIDALTNYGASVYARMDDGRTPLMLAAQNGQIEAVDMLLDIGANRFSMDDQGRIAADMARESGHEELALRLAETPQEDEFALEEPADLGAEMLAKVVEKEQAVPVAPPSVNPADLPWNKPVAGQGGGAFGALPVGGAAPGMLEGVVLEPMASSEGAPPSSADGKVPLVMRAYRQKDLPLRVETVQGQVATLRISGGGVKEVTQGEMIPGSGSRLKIVRVERRMQDLKDAGGMTEVSVVEVEDSANGRKRELISGIEPTAHDPVALVEDGQGRHFVAKAGQKFRGADGSEYIVTDVRPNQMVIENRTKGEVITVPLRGPRG; translated from the coding sequence ATGAACGGGAAGCCCCTCGCGCTGCTGCTGGCCGGTACTGCGCCATTTCTTTGCCTGACCGGTTGCAAGAGCCGCGAGGAATCCGCCCAAAAGGAACTCAAGGACCGGGGCTACGATCTGACCCCCGAGGCTTTCTTCCGAGCGGCGGAAAGCGACGACGTGGCCGCGCTGGAGAAACTCACCGCCAATGGGATCGCCGCCGACACGCGGAATGCCGCCGGGGACACTGCCCTCCACGCCGCGGCGGGAGCGGGAATGAAGAAGGCCGCCGATTTCCTGCTCGATCGCAAGGTGCCGGTGGATGTGACCGGCGCGGACGGGCGCACGCCGCTGATGGTGGCGGTGATGCGCGGCACGCCGGAGATGGTGCGCTACCTTCTTTCGCAAAAAGCCGATCCTCATAAGAAGGACGGGCAGGGCTTCAAGCCGCTGATGCTCGCCGTGCGCGAAGGCCGCGGCGACATGGTCGGCGAGCTCGCTGCTTATGATCGCGACAAGCTGGACGACGCCCTGCTGGTCGCCGCGCTGGAAGGCAAGTCCTCGGTCATCGATGCGCTTACGAACTACGGCGCTTCGGTCTATGCCCGCATGGACGATGGCCGCACGCCGCTGATGCTGGCTGCGCAGAATGGCCAGATCGAGGCAGTGGACATGCTGTTAGATATTGGGGCGAACCGATTTTCGATGGACGATCAGGGCCGCATCGCCGCCGACATGGCGCGCGAATCGGGGCATGAAGAACTCGCGCTGCGCTTGGCGGAGACGCCGCAGGAAGATGAGTTTGCCCTCGAAGAACCCGCCGATCTTGGTGCGGAGATGCTGGCGAAGGTTGTCGAAAAGGAACAAGCGGTCCCAGTCGCTCCGCCGTCGGTCAATCCCGCGGACTTGCCTTGGAACAAGCCTGTCGCCGGCCAAGGTGGTGGCGCATTCGGCGCGCTGCCGGTAGGAGGAGCTGCACCGGGCATGTTAGAGGGGGTGGTGCTTGAGCCGATGGCCAGCAGCGAAGGGGCACCGCCTTCTTCGGCGGACGGCAAGGTCCCGCTGGTCATGCGCGCCTACCGCCAGAAGGATCTCCCGCTGCGGGTGGAAACGGTGCAGGGCCAAGTGGCCACGCTCCGCATTTCCGGTGGCGGCGTGAAGGAGGTGACGCAAGGCGAGATGATCCCGGGGTCAGGCTCTCGTTTGAAGATCGTCCGAGTCGAGCGGCGGATGCAGGACCTCAAGGACGCCGGGGGAATGACGGAAGTCTCGGTGGTGGAGGTCGAGGATTCGGCCAATGGCCGCAAGCGCGAGCTGATTTCCGGCATCGAACCGACCGCGCACGACCCCGTCGCGCTGGTGGAAGACGGGCAGGGTAGGCACTTCGTGGCCAAGGCCGGACAGAAATTCCGGGGGGCCGACGGCTCCGAGTATATCGTGACTGATGTGCGGCCGAATCAAATGGTGATTGAGAACCGTACCAAAGGTGAGGTAATAACGGTTCCGCTCCGCGGCCCGCGGGGTTGA
- the sucD gene encoding succinate--CoA ligase subunit alpha → MAILVDENTKLLVQGITGSFGARHAQLSLDYGTKLVAGVTPGKAGQKFANVVPIFDTVEQAVKETGATASAIFVPPPFAADAILEAVDAGVELVVCITEGIPVMDMMRVKEAMRGSKSRLIGPNCPGLVTPGLGEKSHGGCRIGITPSQICKRGNVGVVSRSGTLTYEAVFQLTQLGYGQSTLVGIGGDPINGTSHLDVLEMFNNDPETEAIILIGEIGGNAEVEAARWAKENCKKPIAGFIAGATAPPGRRMGHAGAIVGGEEDTAQAKKRILAECGIAVAETPSDMATTLLERWGK, encoded by the coding sequence ATGGCCATCCTCGTTGACGAAAATACCAAGCTCCTCGTGCAGGGCATCACCGGCAGCTTCGGCGCGCGCCACGCGCAGTTGTCCCTCGACTACGGCACCAAGCTCGTCGCCGGCGTCACGCCGGGCAAAGCGGGCCAGAAGTTCGCCAACGTCGTGCCGATCTTCGACACCGTCGAGCAGGCCGTGAAGGAAACCGGTGCCACCGCATCCGCCATCTTCGTCCCGCCGCCATTCGCCGCCGATGCGATCCTTGAAGCGGTCGATGCCGGCGTCGAACTCGTCGTCTGCATCACCGAAGGCATCCCGGTCATGGACATGATGCGCGTGAAGGAAGCCATGCGCGGCTCCAAGTCCCGCCTGATCGGCCCGAATTGCCCCGGCCTTGTCACTCCAGGCCTTGGCGAAAAGTCGCACGGCGGCTGCCGCATCGGCATCACCCCGAGCCAGATCTGCAAGCGCGGCAATGTCGGCGTCGTCTCACGCTCCGGCACCCTCACCTACGAGGCCGTCTTCCAGCTCACCCAGCTCGGCTACGGCCAGAGCACGCTCGTCGGCATCGGCGGCGACCCGATCAATGGCACCAGCCACCTCGACGTGCTCGAGATGTTCAACAACGACCCGGAGACCGAAGCCATCATCCTGATCGGCGAAATCGGCGGCAACGCCGAGGTCGAAGCCGCCCGCTGGGCCAAGGAAAACTGCAAGAAGCCGATCGCTGGCTTCATCGCTGGAGCCACCGCTCCTCCAGGACGTCGCATGGGCCACGCCGGTGCGATCGTCGGCGGCGAAGAAGACACCGCGCAGGCCAAGAAGCGCATCCTCGCCGAGTGCGGCATCGCCGTCGCCGAAACACCGAGCGACATGGCGACCACGCTGCTTGAGCGCTGGGGCAAGTAA
- the tsaA gene encoding tRNA (N6-threonylcarbamoyladenosine(37)-N6)-methyltransferase TrmO has product MEIRPIAHVRSCFGSKFAVPRQPGLCPSAWGELVFEPEFRQAEALRGMEGFSHLWLIFGFHLTVDGGWTPTVRPPRLGGNERVGVFATRSTFRPNNLGLSLVRLDGIERREKEGSVLLLGGIDLVDGTPVFDIKPYIPYAEALPDARGGFAPDEPHRLGVVAATPAFEALPERSQRVIVEALSLDPRPPAGRDEPGRIHGASLCGLEVKFRIEGDECQILSVEVSSGSGLNG; this is encoded by the coding sequence ATGGAAATTCGTCCGATCGCCCATGTGCGTTCCTGCTTCGGCAGCAAGTTCGCCGTGCCGCGGCAGCCCGGGCTGTGTCCGAGCGCCTGGGGCGAGCTCGTCTTCGAGCCGGAATTCCGGCAGGCGGAAGCATTGCGGGGGATGGAGGGGTTCTCGCATCTCTGGCTGATCTTCGGGTTTCACCTCACGGTGGACGGGGGGTGGACGCCCACCGTGCGACCGCCGCGGCTTGGAGGGAACGAGCGCGTCGGCGTCTTCGCCACCCGCTCGACGTTCCGCCCGAACAACCTCGGCCTGTCGCTGGTCCGACTGGATGGGATCGAGCGGCGGGAGAAGGAGGGGAGCGTGTTGTTGCTCGGCGGGATCGACCTCGTGGACGGCACGCCGGTTTTCGACATCAAGCCGTACATTCCGTATGCGGAAGCGCTGCCGGATGCCCGTGGCGGCTTCGCTCCCGATGAGCCCCATCGGCTGGGGGTCGTGGCCGCCACGCCGGCTTTCGAGGCATTGCCGGAGCGTTCGCAGCGGGTGATCGTGGAGGCTTTGTCGCTCGACCCCCGGCCGCCTGCGGGGCGAGACGAGCCGGGCCGCATTCATGGCGCGAGCCTCTGTGGGCTGGAGGTGAAGTTCCGGATCGAGGGAGATGAGTGCCAGATCCTGTCCGTGGAAGTGTCTTCCGGTTCGGGGTTGAATGGTTAA